In one window of Camelina sativa cultivar DH55 chromosome 15, Cs, whole genome shotgun sequence DNA:
- the LOC104748489 gene encoding uncharacterized protein LOC104748489, whose product MCYAHDQSYKGDKFASRSRRCVFMEYPYGKKGWRLYDIDKEQFFVSRDIVFCETEFPYAIVHAEETEEAADMLQSLTTLYYEEDDAIRVGLLLKDQFLVDRYQAHRLLPPVVASDPVVWLGRGHRQKTRSAKLKNFVVNTGSKTTSAADASSSNYPVANYVDCERFSPQHQAFLAAITSGVVPKSFKQASANERWNNAMSIDIEGHERNRSFTIEDLPQGKKAIG is encoded by the exons ATGTGTTACGCTCACGATCAGTCTTACAAGGGTGACAAATTTGCCTCTCGGAGTCGTCGCTGTGTTTTCATGGAATACCCGTATGGAAAAAAAGGCTGGCGGCTGTATGACATTGACAAAGAACAGTTCTTTGTTTCCCGTGATATTGTGTTCTGTGAAACGGAATTTCCTTATGCCATTGTTCATGccgaagaaacagaggaggcaGCGGATATGTTGCAATCTTTGACTACTCTATATTACGAAGAGGATGATGCAATTCGAGTGGGCCTATTGCTCAAGGACCAATTCTTAGTGGACCGTTACCAAGCCCATCGTTTATTG CCACCTGTTGTCGCTTCGGATCCTGTGGTATGGCTGGGTCGTGGTCACCGTCAGAAAACAAGATCGGCTAAACTCAAAAATTTTGTGGTGAATACCGGTTCTAAAACGACATCAGCAGCCGATGCTTCGTCATCTAACTACCCAGTGGCCAACTATGTTGATTGTGAAAGATTTTCTCCACAACATCAAGCTTTCTTAGCAGCGATTACTTCTGGTGTGGTTCCCAAATCATTTAAACAAGCTTCGGCCAATGAACGCTGGAACAACGCCATGTCTATTGATATTGAGGGTCACGAACGTAATCGGTCATTCACGATTGAAGATCTGCCACAAGGAAAGAAAGCTATTGGTTGA